In the Synechococcus sp. MU1643 genome, GGATGGCGCGACGCAGGTTGCGCGCGCGCCAGCTTTCCCGTTGTTCAGCCGATAGGGGGGAAACGTCACGGTCGGGTTGTCCTTCGCGGCTGTGTTCCACCCAGCCGTCCTGAAAGCGAAACTCCAGGGGGCGCACATCCCCTGCGGCGATCAAGTCCCTGGGTTCAACGCAGAGGTCCGGACGGATTTGCTCAACCCACCCACCGCCATCCAGCCGTACGCGGATGCGCCGGGCTGCGCAGAACGCCAGGTTGTCGGCACGAAAGGGGGTCCCTGTGAGCCCCAGGCGCAGCCGCAGGCTGCTGGTCATCTCCAGAAAAGTCTGCCCCCATGCGGTGGCGTCCGGCTCGTTGGGATTGACGCCGAGATGGTGGGCCTCATCGGCGATCGCCATGCAGGCGCTCAGGCCCCATCGCGCGAGCCGTGCTCCCAGAGCCTCGCGCTGGCGACCGGCACCCTGATAGGTCACCAACAAGCCATCGGCGTCTTGGCTTTGCTCCGGCGGGCAGGGCCACTCCTCCAGCCGCAAGCCAAGACGCGCCGCTGCGGATTTCCATTGATTGAGGATTGAGGTTCGGTGGCAAAAGACCACGAAATGGTCCAGCCGGCCTTGATCTCGCATGGCGCGGAATCCCAGCAAGGCCCCGAGGGTTTTGCCTGCCCCTGGGCCTGCAAACACCAACAGGTCGCGGCTGCTGCCCTCAAGCTCGAGCCTGCGACGCAGCAGCTGGATCAGCTGTTGCTGCCACTGCCGGGGTTGGACGGGGGAGCGGCTTAGCTCGGTATTGTGG is a window encoding:
- a CDS encoding DEAD/DEAH box helicase family protein; translated protein: MSAVSFNLPGTHNTELSRSPVQPRQWQQQLIQLLRRRLELEGSSRDLLVFAGPGAGKTLGALLGFRAMRDQGRLDHFVVFCHRTSILNQWKSAAARLGLRLEEWPCPPEQSQDADGLLVTYQGAGRQREALGARLARWGLSACMAIADEAHHLGVNPNEPDATAWGQTFLEMTSSLRLRLGLTGTPFRADNLAFCAARRIRVRLDGGGWVEQIRPDLCVEPRDLIAAGDVRPLEFRFQDGWVEHSREGQPDRDVSPLSAEQRESWRARNLRRAIRLADSSSIGQQVLLRAQQKLNQLHERQPQAAGLVIARDISHAEAISRVLIDDGNRVELIHSQSPQATERLNAFQSGNADWLVSIDMCAEGFDAPRLRVVAYLTTVVTRSRFVQGITRAVRMTPELAAREAIPREASFVFAPADPLLMDYARSWSVAEPYVLRPHEQAAKDEQLEVGAWRGPSLPLEAVEDGAGAVIRLKTPELPAFLQR